From the genome of Pseudomonas mohnii:
CTAAATGTCGGACGCATTAGTAGTGGTCACCGGGGCGGCGGGTGCACTGGGCCGAGTTGTCGCGCAAACCTTTCTGGCGCAGGGCCGCCCGGTTGTTTTGGTCGATTGCAGTGAGCAAGCACTGCAATCGGTTTATGAGGGTGTCTCTGGCGACAAGCATTTTGTGGTCGTGGACCTGACCGACACCGCAGCGACTCAGACAGCCCTGGGCAAGGTATTCCAGGAAAAAGGGCCGGCCGGCGTGCTGTGCAACATTGCCGGTGGATTTGCCATGGGAAGTGACGTGCATGACGCTGACGGCACTGTTTGGCAGCAAATGATGGACCTGAACGTCGCGACCGTGCTCAACACCTGTCGCGCTTCCGTGCCGGGGATGCTGGCAGCCGGCGCAGGCAAGATCATCAACGTATCGGCCGCTTCGGCCATCACGGGCAAGGGTTCGATGGGCGCCTATTGCGCCGCCAAGAGCAGCGTGGCGCGGATCACCGAATCCATGGCCCAGGAGCTGCGTGGCCATGGCATTAACGTCAATGCCGTCGCCCCGAGCATCATCGACAGCGCTGCCAACCGTGCCGCGATGCCAGATGTAGATCCGAGCCTTTGGGTCTCGCCGCAGCAGTTGGCCGCAGTTTTCCAATTCCTGGCCAGTGATGCTGCCAGCGCCCTCAATGGCGCGGTCATTCCAGTAGTAGGCCTGTCCTGATACAGCCGACCGATATGTTAAGTTTCCTTGCGCCGTACAACGACCTGCCCGGTACTCATCGGGCGGGTGAACAGCAAAATGGTGGAAGGACTTTCATGTCAGTAAAACCCAAGGGGCGGCCTCGTCGTGAATTGGACGAGGCGCTGCTCCAGGCAGCCGCCGACGAATTTCTGGAGTTCGGCTACACCGATGCCAATCTCGGCCGTATCGCCGAGGCCGGGCGGACAACAAAGCCGGCACTGTATAGGCGTTTCCCCAGCAAGGAATTGTTGTTTGAGGCTGTGCTCGCGCACATCTCCAGGGATTTCGAACTCGATTTGAGTTTTTTGCGGGTTGATCGACCAGTCGCACAATTGCTCTACGAGTTGGCCCAGCTGTTCTACGACAAACTCGGTACCCCGCGTGTCATGGCCATGTCTCGGTTAGGTGCGCATGAGAGCGTCAGATTTCCTCAGCTGATCATCCATTTTCGTGAAGAAGTGATGAACGGTTTCATGGCGCAGCTGACAGGCTGGCTCGACCAACTCAACGCGAAAGGTGTGGTGCAAATACCGAACACACTCGACGCCGCGATTATCTTTTTGACCCTTGCGGGCCGCACCCATGAACGACTAATGGGCGTGCAGCTGGCGCAGGAACAGGTGGAACCTCACTTGAGAGAAATCGTGCGTTTTTTTCTTGCGGGCTACGCACCGCGTC
Proteins encoded in this window:
- a CDS encoding SDR family oxidoreductase; this translates as MSDALVVVTGAAGALGRVVAQTFLAQGRPVVLVDCSEQALQSVYEGVSGDKHFVVVDLTDTAATQTALGKVFQEKGPAGVLCNIAGGFAMGSDVHDADGTVWQQMMDLNVATVLNTCRASVPGMLAAGAGKIINVSAASAITGKGSMGAYCAAKSSVARITESMAQELRGHGINVNAVAPSIIDSAANRAAMPDVDPSLWVSPQQLAAVFQFLASDAASALNGAVIPVVGLS
- a CDS encoding TetR/AcrR family transcriptional regulator; the encoded protein is MSVKPKGRPRRELDEALLQAAADEFLEFGYTDANLGRIAEAGRTTKPALYRRFPSKELLFEAVLAHISRDFELDLSFLRVDRPVAQLLYELAQLFYDKLGTPRVMAMSRLGAHESVRFPQLIIHFREEVMNGFMAQLTGWLDQLNAKGVVQIPNTLDAAIIFLTLAGRTHERLMGVQLAQEQVEPHLREIVRFFLAGYAPRPQ